The following DNA comes from Candidatus Binatus sp..
GTGCACGACGCCGCCACGAATGAACGTCGGCCGCGCGTGCGTCGTCGGCGCGGAGGTCTCCGCGATTCCGCCTTGATCGATCGATAAATCCACGATCGCCGCGCCGCGGCGCATCCGCGCAACCATCTTTGCGCTTACCAGCCGCGGCGCGCGTGCGCCCGGGACCAGCACCGCGCCAATCACGAGATCGCAGTTGGTTACTTCCTCGTCCAGCGTCGCGCGATTCGACATCACGGTGGTCACGCGCCCGCCCAGCAGGTCGCTCAAATAGCGCAGCCTGGTCGGATTGATATCCATGATCGTCACTTCAGCGCCGACGCCGGCGGCAACCCGGCATGCGTTCAGCCCGGCGATTCCGCCGCCGACCACGACCACCTTGCCCGGCCGCACCCCTGACGCTCCGCTGAGCAGCACGCCGCGGCCGCCGCTGCGCGCCTGCAGGCACCAGGCGCCGGCCTGAATCGCCAGCCGGCCCGCGATTTCGCTCATCGGCGCCAGCAGCGGCAAGCTCGAGTCTTCGAGCTGGATCGTTTCGTAGCCGACCGCCGTCACGCGGCGGTGAATCAACTCGCGCGAAAGACGCCGGTCCGCAGCCAGATGGAGATAGGTAAAAAGAATCAACCCCGGGCGCATCAGCGGATATTCCGGCGGCTGCGGCTCCTTGACCTTCAGGATCAGGTCGGCGCGGCGCCACACGCCGGGCGCGGCGGTTACGATCGATGCGCCCGCTTTGCGATAATCGCGGTCGGCAAATCCGCTGCCGATGCCGGCCCCGGCCTGGACCGTCACGCGATGACCGTGCACGCGCAGCGCCGCCACGCCGGCCGGAGTCAGCGACACGCGCCGCTCGTCGGATTTGATTTCGGTGGGAATTCCAACATTCATGCAGCCAGGTCCTCCGGGTGCGCGCGATCGGCCGATCTCATCCGCTTGGCATCGACGATACGGCGCATGAAGAGCGGCAGGCAATCGCGGCGGCTAACGCCATCGACGCGAACAGTCAAGAGTCACGCGTGTGATCGATGCCCGCGATGGCGCGAAGCGGAACTTGACAAGACTGACTCCACTGCCTTTCATGAGCATTGATGTGACCGCGATCGGCCTGGCGCGAAACGGCCGCAAAGCGCGCACCGCTCACGATTCCGGAGGAGTCATGGAGATCCCGCAGGGGCTTAAATATTCGAAAGAGCACGAATGGGTCGCGACTGAAGAGGTCGTTGCGACCGTTGGAATCACCGATCATGCGCAAGACCAGTTGGGCGAGATCGTGTATATCGAATTGCCCGCGGTCGGCGACAAGATCAGCAAGGACGATCCGTTCGGCGTCGTCGAGTCGGTCAAGGCGGTCTCGGATATTTACGCGCCCGTCACCGGAACCGTCATCGAGATCAACGAGGACCTGCGCGAGAGCCCCGAAACCGTCAACGAAGACCCGTACGGCGACGGATGGCTGATCAAGGTGAAAATCACGGACCTGAGCGATCTCGAAGACCTGATGGACGCCGACGAATACGGGGAACTGCTCGCGCGCGAGAAGGAATAATCGCGGTGCTTGAGGTTCAGGCCGGCGGCCGGGAGCTTGCGCTGGAATCGGGGGCGGCCGCCGCCGGGGCGGCCTTTGACACCGAGATTCTAATCTTGGCGGCGCCCGCGGGAGGATTTATGAACACCATCAGGAAAGCAGCCGATGCCGATGACTCCATCGCGAATGCCTTCTGCGGACTCAACCCCTGAGAGAATTCGATTTCGCGCGGCGTCATCTCGCCAAGCATCTTGGCCGAGAGCTCGTTGCCGCAATAGACGGCCTGGCTGGCGATCGGATGCGCGCCGTCGCCAATCAGATCGCCGTCGATCTCGAC
Coding sequences within:
- the ald gene encoding alanine dehydrogenase, producing the protein MNVGIPTEIKSDERRVSLTPAGVAALRVHGHRVTVQAGAGIGSGFADRDYRKAGASIVTAAPGVWRRADLILKVKEPQPPEYPLMRPGLILFTYLHLAADRRLSRELIHRRVTAVGYETIQLEDSSLPLLAPMSEIAGRLAIQAGAWCLQARSGGRGVLLSGASGVRPGKVVVVGGGIAGLNACRVAAGVGAEVTIMDINPTRLRYLSDLLGGRVTTVMSNRATLDEEVTNCDLVIGAVLVPGARAPRLVSAKMVARMRRGAAIVDLSIDQGGIAETSAPTTHARPTFIRGGVVHYCVTNMPAMVPHTSTYALTNATLTYALEIADHGILGAGLHNPAIRHGLNTFDGHVVHPAVAQALKMKPHSPWE
- the gcvH gene encoding glycine cleavage system protein GcvH; this encodes MEIPQGLKYSKEHEWVATEEVVATVGITDHAQDQLGEIVYIELPAVGDKISKDDPFGVVESVKAVSDIYAPVTGTVIEINEDLRESPETVNEDPYGDGWLIKVKITDLSDLEDLMDADEYGELLAREKE